A window of Acidobacteriota bacterium contains these coding sequences:
- a CDS encoding type II toxin-antitoxin system VapC family toxin, which produces MPPVVVDASVLVAAVVDTGPDGDWARSVTSEGPLIAPELAPVEAGNVLRRAELARSVSGAEATAAYRDIVDLPIELLRFAPFAARIWELRSNLTTYDAWYVACAEALAVPLATLDARLARAPGLSCRFLLPDSGSASSGEPR; this is translated from the coding sequence ATGCCGCCGGTCGTCGTCGACGCATCGGTGCTCGTCGCGGCGGTGGTCGATACCGGACCCGACGGCGACTGGGCTCGCAGCGTGACGTCCGAAGGGCCCCTGATCGCGCCGGAGCTGGCCCCGGTTGAAGCCGGCAACGTGCTGCGTCGGGCTGAGTTGGCGCGTAGCGTATCCGGCGCGGAGGCGACAGCAGCCTATCGGGACATCGTCGACCTGCCAATCGAGTTGTTGCGTTTCGCACCGTTCGCGGCGCGGATCTGGGAGCTGCGTTCCAATCTGACCACCTACGACGCCTGGTACGTCGCGTGCGCAGAGGCGCTGGCGGTGCCTCTGGCAACGCTCGACGCCCGCCTCGCCCGGGCACCGGGGCTCTCGTGTAGATTCCTGCTGCCCGACTCGGGCTCGGCTTCATCAGGGGAACCCCGGTGA